The Poecilia reticulata strain Guanapo unplaced genomic scaffold, Guppy_female_1.0+MT scaffold_1413, whole genome shotgun sequence region CTTATCATAGCAATACGTTTTATTATGgttatgaattaaattaatgtgTATAAATACTGTTGAGAGTTTGGTATAAAGTTTTGTACTTAACATATTATAGACTGACATATTATTGTCTGTTACGTAGAACAGTGTGATTATGTTAAGGAGGACCTACATGCAGGCCAGGTTTAAAACTGACCCCACGCACGGAAAAATTGTATCGTTTGCCACAGTCCTCCACGTTTGATTCAGTCCtcacacgcacaagggttaagatacaacttttacaaaaggcaaaaaacatttgagtagaaaaaaacctgtcaagaaaaaaagattttagatgGGTTACAGTTTGATAAGAGAGTatggaaaaaagctttttcaattaaataatttcatgaCTTCTACTTAAATacttacagtattttttatggGGTTCTGAACTTTTAAGTCAAAAGACCACTAAAGATCAccataaaaatcattttgatcaTTCACAGGTATTTTTACGGCTCCTGTCAAAGGAGTCTATTACTTCAGCTTCTCTGGACATAATATATCATCTAAACCAATGGGCCTGCAACTGATGAAGAATGGAGAGCAGATGGTCACTGTCTATAATCATCCTGCTGGAAACCGTCATGAGACAGCAACCAATGGGATGACTCTGCAGCTTGAAGTTGGAGACCAAGTTTACATGAGACTGTGTGAAAACACCTGGATTTTTGACAATTCAAATGATCATAGCACATTTATTGGCCATTTATTATTCCCTCTGTAAAGATTGTGAACAATTAAcatcttttattaaaactaaaaggaCAAAAGTGAATTAGAGTTTGTTTTCagtaattatttgtaaaaatagttCTTGTTAGAGgcatattttagaaaaaaattagaatGTGTTTATATTGTGTCTTAAATGTTAGAAACTATTCAAAACACCTGGATTTTTGATAATGGAGGTGATCATAGCACCTTTCTTGGCCATTTATTAGTGTTCCCTCTGTAACCGTGGTGAACAATTATAGTAACTTAAAAGGCTTAagttaaagacaaaagaacTAAAGAAATTGATTTCAGTTATATTGCTTAGCAAAAACAATATATCTTGAGGCAGAttttagagaacattttaaactgtatattatgttttaaatgtgagaTAAAATGTGATGTATGCATGTTCGAGTCAATTCAGAATCATCCTTGACCTATTAAATTATTGGtaataactaaatgtttagctttcaaattaaatactcaaagtcttttaaaaaatctgtctaattttttgggaaaatctatttgatgtttttattctgtttgttttgtatgaGTAGGTGgaaatcttattttcttttggggaaataaaaaataaatatttgcaacaTTTGAATGACTAATAATTCTGAATTATAAAAGAGCTATACcagttaaattataaaatatgaagtCAACATGTATATTAATCAGAGATGCTCACTTTTACTAAGGTCATCCATTTTCGTTAGAATTTCAGTACATCACCCAAAAAAATGCTAAGGCAGAAAGCATGTAACAAGTTAAAGAAGTGGTCCAAAGTCTCAATAATCTTTTCACCTGTGCGTTGGACTAGTTTCCTTAGATTAGTGTTCTTTCTGTTCTTGTTAGGTTCAggtttttccctttatttaacCTCATGAGCTCCCTTACTTCTGGTCTGTTCATCTTTTACCTTCTCTCTGCCTGTCAGCCCTCCCCCTCTTCAGCTGTTTTCCATCTCCTAATAAACTCTGAACTTACACAGTGATAAAACTGATTCCTTTTAtgataaaggggaaaaaacatgttggATACTGGGGAGCAGGATAAAATGAGTGTTATTGGGGTTTCCCATTCAGAACACAAACCAATTCTGTCATCTTATGGATGTGAAACATTACCCAGAGTAAAATCAGGTGAGTTGCACACCTTAATTAATCGAACACACAAAGTTTTTTAACTTGACAATTACAAAACAGACCACTAGCTACACCTTAAAACTAACACAGTCAATCCTACATCAGCATAACCAGGAATAAGATGGATAGAGTTTCTGGTTTAGCTACACATTTTGGTAAACTGCATGATTGCTGACACATTCATGTGCAAAATCTTCCCATGTCATTTCCATATCCAGATTAAAGATTCAAGCTTTCATCTTGAAGTGGAAAAAGTATGGAGCAACCGTAAACCTATCAAGACAAAGCCATCCACCTAAACCTGCAGGCCGAACACAGAGAGCACTGATCATAgatgcagccaagaggcccatggtgCCTCTGGAGACACTCTCTGCAGAGATCCTCAGCTCAGGTGGGGGGATCTGTCCGCAGGACAACTATTAGTTGTGCACTGCACAAATGTAGTCTTTATGGAAGCATGGCAAGAGGAAATATTTTCCACCAAAATGCAAAGCGCTACATGTGGTGGAGAACTAACACAGCAtatcactctgaacacaccatgCCCTCTCTCAAATATGGTGGTAAATATGGcatggcataataataata contains the following coding sequences:
- the LOC108166084 gene encoding complement C1q-like protein 2 codes for the protein LRDTQKELEVLKSQVQGNKVAFGASISVGGNIGPFNTHIILVYKKVYMNTGSFNPGTGIFTAPVKGVYYFSFSGHNISSKPMGLQLMKNGEQMVTVYNHPAGNRHETATNGMTLQLEVGDQVYMRLCENTWIFDNSNDHSTFIGHLLFPL